GCACGCTGGCATCGTCATCCACGATGAAAACGGTGGCATCTTGTACGGGTTGCATCAGTGCCTCACAATTATTCGGAGATCGGCAGGGTAAACCGAAACACGGTGCCTTGCGGCCAATTCGCCGCGAAACCGAGCGAGCCCCCATGCTGCTCCACCACCGTGCGGCACAGACTCAGACCCAGGCCCATGCCTTCGTCCTTGGTGGTGAAAAACGGGGTGAACAGGCGCTCGGCCACCTCGGGCGGGATGCCGGGGCCCCGGTCCGACACCGCAAACTCGACCCAGCCAGCCAGCGGCGGCGGCAGCTGCGCCACCCCCAACACCAGCACCCGCTTGGCCACGGCGGGGTGCTCCATGGCCTGCATGGCGTTACGCGTCAGGTTGAGCAGCACCTGCTCGACCATGGAGCGGTCGCACAAAACGTTCGGCAGTACATCGTCCACGGCCAACTGCACTTGCACGCCCAGCTTGCGGGCCTGCAACTGCACCAGCGGCAAAATGGCATCCAGCAGCACCTGCGGCGCGACCGGCTCGCGCACCTTGGCCCGGCGGCGCACAAAGTCGTGCACGCTGCGGATCAGCTTGCCCGCGCGCTCCACCTGCTCGGCGATGCGGCGCATGGCGGTGGCCAGGTCCGCGGTGTCCACCAGAGTGCCGCCAGCCTGCAAGCGGTTCAGCGAACCGGTGGCGTAGCTGGAGATGGCGGCCAGCGGCTGGTTCAGTTCGTGGCTCAGCAGCGAGGCCATTTCGCCTACCGTGGCCAGCCGGGCGGTGGCCTGGAGACGGTCCTGGCTGGTGCGCGACAGCTCTTCGGCGCGGCGCTGTTCGGTCACGTCCACCACCGCACTCATCCAGCCGGTGTGCGCGCCCTGGGCATTGATCAGCGGGGCCTCCATGACCAGCACCGGAAAGACGCTGCCGTCCTTGCGCATGAACACCGAACTAAAGCCTTCGCGGGGTGGCGCGCTGCCTGCCATGCGGATCTCTTGGCGCTGCTGGTATTCGCTGGCCAGATCGGGAGGCCAAAACGGCGCAGGCATGCCGCGGCCCCACAGTTCGTCGGCGGAAAAGCCCACCATCTGGCAAAACGCCGGGTTCACGTAGGTAATGCGGCCTTGCAGGTCGCGGGCGCGCAGGCCGGTGAGCAGCGAGTCCTCCATGGCCTTGCGAAAGGCCAGCGCTTCGGCCAGGTTGCGCTCGGCGCTGAGGCGCCGACGGGTGTCCTTGACCAGCAGCGCGGTCACCGACACCAGGGCAATCGACATCAAGGTCACCAGCGCCGTCATCAGGTTGGGGTACACCTCGGGGTCGCCATGCCAGCTGTCCATGCGCAACACCATGGTGTTGCCGGGCAGGTTGACCAATTGCCGCGCAGAAAACACCCGCGTGCCGCGCCGCGCCGAGCCGTGCAGTACCAGGCGGGTGCCATCGGGCTCGATAAATGACACCTCCTGGCTGCGGCTGAGTTGGCGGCCCACCATGTCGGCCAGCACATCGCCCAGTGCGTAGGTGGCCACCAGATAGCCGGTGAGCTGCCCGTGGCTGATCAGCGGCATGCACATTTCCATGACCTCCAGCCCCAGTCCATCCAGCTGCGGTAAAAAATAGCTGCTGGAATACGACGGGCCGTTGGCCCGCTTGGCCAAGGTGCAGGCCAGGGTGACATCGGGCTCGGCATTTCTGCTGCCCAACCACTCAAAGGCCTGGGGCCGAAACGGGCTCTCGGCCAGGGCCAACACCGTCAAATCGGGTCGCCGCCATTCCACCCGCAGCAGCTCGCGGTGCAGGCGCACAAACTCGGCGGCATCGACGCGCCAGGAGCCGGGGCTGGGGTCGTTGAACTGCAAGGCTTGCAGGCTCAGCACATTGCGCCCCAAGCCCAGCCGTACGTCGTCCGCCGCGGCGGCGGTATCCCGCTCCAGCGTGTCCTGTACCTGGCTGGCTTCAAACCGCCCGGCCAGCCAGACCAGCGTGGTCAGCACCAGCGCCAGCAACAACAGCATGACCACCCACAGCGACCAACGCTGCCACCAGCGTAGCCAGCCCACCCGGGATCGCGGCAGCAGGGCGCTCACAGAACCCGGTGCTCCAGCGCGGGCAACTGGGCACGGCATTGCGCCAACCGGGCGGCGTCCAGCGTACCCGCCACCACGGCCTCGCCCTCGGCGTGCTCGGCCAGTACCGTGCCCCAGGGGTCTGCCAGCAGGCTGTGGCCCCAGGTGCGGCGGCCATTGGCGTGCAAGCCGCCCTGGGCCGGGGCCAGCACATAGGCCAGGTTCTCTACCGCGCGGGCGCGCAGCAGCAGCTCCCAATGGGCCTGGCCGGTGGTGTGGGTAAAGGCGCTGGGCACCAGCAGCAGGTCGGCACCGAGCGCGGCATAGCGGCGGTACAGCTCGGGAAAGCGCAGGTCGTAGCAGATGCTCAGGCCGATGCGCCAGCGCCGACCATCCCGTGCCGGCAGTTCAAACAGCACCGGCTCGGTGCCGGGCTCCAGCACCCGCGACTCGTCAAAGCGCTCGTGCCCGTTGTCGAAGCGGAACAGGTGGATCTTGTCGTAGCGGGCCACACAGGCCCCGCTGGGGTCGAACACCAGGGTGCTGTTGCGCACCCGGCTGCCGTCACCCACAGTGATGGGGAGCGTGCCGCCCACCAGCCACAGGCCCAACTGGCGCGCCGTGGTGGCCAGAAAATCCTGGATGGGGCCGTGGCCCAGGGCCTCCTGGATCTGCAGCTTGTCGGTATCGCGCTGGCCCAGCAGGCAAAAATACTCGGGCAGCACCGCCAGCTCGGCACCGCGGGCGGCGGCGTCGGCCAGCAAGGCGGCGGCGCGTGCCAGGTTGGCCTGCACGTCGGTACCCGAGACCATCTGGATGGCGGCGACATTCATGGGGTGGGTTCCGGTTTGGTGGGGGCCTGGGCCTCGACCTTGGCGCCGAACATCTTGTGCGGCACCTTGGTGATTCTGGGGTCGGCCCAAGTGCCGTCGATGTGGAATTGCTGGGTGGCGGCCTCGGCCAGGGGGCGGCTCAAAAACCACTGTGCCAGAAATGTGCCCAGGCCGATGGCGGGGTTGATGACGGCAGCCACCAGCGAGGCCGTGCCGGCGTTGATCTCGGGCACCACCAGCACTTTCAGGTCCTGGGTTTCGCGGGCAATGTCGGCGCTGCCCTCCATCATCACGGCGGCGTTCACGCCCTTCATTTGCAGATTATTGGTGGTGGCGCGGCCCAGCTCGACCTGCACGTCGCCACGTACCGAGTCAAACGCAAAACCCTCGCTGAACACATCGCGAAAATCCAGCGCCAAGCGGCGCGGCAGGGCCTGCAGGTTCAGCACGCCCAGCAGCTTGGCCAGGCCCGGGTCGGCCTTCAGGAACTGGCCACTCTCTACCGCCAGGTTGAACTGCCCGCCCAGCGTGGCGGTGTCCAGCGCCAACGGTGACCCCACCCAGCCGACCTGCCCCGCCATCTGGCCCTTGCCGCGCCGCACCACCCCCGGCATGCCAAAGCGGGCCAGCAGTTGCCCCGCGTCGGCAATATCGAGCTGGAAGTTCAGCGTGGTGCGCCGGGGCGTGGTGGGCCCGGCACGGCCCCCCAGGGCCACCCAGTTGCCGGTGGCACTGAGCTGCGCGTCGGGGTTGGAAATGCTGAGCTTGTTCAGGCGCCACTCGCGCACACCTGCATCGACCAGCCCGACCCCGCCCACACGGCCGCCGCGGTTGACGGCCTCCACCTCGACCCGGCCCAGTTTTTTGCCTTTGAGCTCCAAGGCATCCACCACGATGTCCAGCGCGGGCACGGTCTCCGAGGGCTCGTCCAGCAGGGTTTCCACTTCGGTGGCGGTGCTGGGGGCCAGTGTCAGCCGGGTCAGCCGGGCGTAGACACGGCCCGGGCTGGAGTCGATGGATTGGCGGTATTCCATGTAGCCGTTGAGTTCCTGGGCGTCGACGTTGGCGCGCCAGGTGGTGGCAAAGTGCGAACCGCTGAGCACCAGTTGGTGCAGCGTGCGACCGCCCAGCGTCAAGACCTTGGCCTGCACCGCCAAGGTGGTGGGCAGGTACCCCCCGGTCGCCGCAGGCGCACTGGCGGCCGCTGGCGCAGCGTCCAGTGTGGCGGCCAGCGCCTGCCAGGCATCGGCGTTCACCGTATCGACACGGATGTTGGCCGACACGCCCTCGGCGGGCATCAGCACCGCCTCGCCGGGCGGCAGGCCCACCGACACGGTGCCGCGCAGCACCCGGGGCGCCGGGCCGGAAATGTCGCGCACATAGGCCACCGAAGCCACCGAGCCGCCCGCCCCCAACTCCAGCGCCAAACTGTCACGCAGCGGCCCACCGGTGCCGGGCAGCAGCGCGTTGTCAAACCGCAGGGGCAGCGCCGTGTCGGCGGCTTTGGCCAGCGGCGCGGGCAGGTTCAAGGCCACGCCCTGCAGATTGCTGACCACGTTGATTTCCGGCACGCCCTGGCGCGCACCCACCACGGCGGTGTAGGCCGCACTGCCGGTGGCATGGCGGGCGATCTGCGCCACCGTACCCAAGCCGGTGGCCTGGCGCAGCCCTTCCGCCGTGGCCACGCCCTGCACCCGCATCTGTACAGCGCCCTTGGCAGCGTCGGCCATGCCGCCTTCGATCTTGGCATCGCCGCCCAGCATCCGGGCCTGGCCGCCGACCACCATGAAACCGGTGTCCGAGAAGTTGACCACCCCGCGGGCGCGGGCCAGCGCCGGGCTGCCGGGGGTGATCTGCACATCGTTGCCACCCAGCGTGATGCTGCCCTGGACCTTGCTCTTGTCGAGGCTGGCAATGGGCAACTGCAGGCGCAACTGCAGGTCGGCCAGGCCGCTGGCCGTGGCCTGGGCGAGGGCTTGGCCGGTGATCTCGGCCAGCGGCGAGCGGTTGACCACACCCAGCATGTCGGCCAGCGGGCCACGCCCCTGGGCCTTGAACACCACCACGCTGTGGCCCAGGTCGGCAATCCTGGCTTCGGCCTGGGCCATCTGGAAACCGGTGGTACCGGCCAACGTGGCCGTCGCCCGGTGGATCTGCAAGGTGTTGCCGTCAAACACCAGCTCGCCGGACAAGCGCTCCAGCGCTGGCCAGGGCAAGGCCTTGGCAGGCTGCAGGCTGGGGGGCACATAGGCATAGGTGGCGTCGCGCACCTCGGCGGCAATACGGAACTCGCCCTGGCCGGGTTGGGAAAACGGGAAGTCGAACAGGTCGCCCTTGACGCGGAACTTCACCTGGTTGGTGCGTCCCGCCAGCACCGCATCGCGCACGTAGTGGCGCACCTCGGCGTCCAGTTCCAGGGGCAGGTAGCGGTGCACCCGCGCGGCATCGCCCCGGCTGAGTTGGCCCTGCAGGTCCAGTACACCCGGAATGCGCGCGCGGCTGCCCGACTTGGCGGGGTCGCTGCTGCGCCACTTGACTTGCAGCAGGCCCTCGGCATCGGCATTGGCAAACCGCACATCGCTGGCCTGCACCGCCAGGGCTTCACCCTGCTGCTGCCACGCCACCGTGGCCGAAAGCTGCTCCATGGGCACCACCGGTTCCTCGAACAGGCCGGGCAGGTCCAGCGCTCCCTGGGCGATGCGCACGGTGGCTTTGCCCCCGGCCTGGCTGACGTCAAAGTCCAGCGCCGCACCGCGCACACCGGGGCGGCCCAACGGGGCCCGGTCTTTGGGGCTGGGCGCGGCGGGTACTCCGGCGGCCACTTCCAGCCCGGTGATGCGGCCTTGGGCGCTATAGCTGGCGGGGTTGGCCAGGGGGCCATTCCAGCGGGCGGCGATCTGCTCCACCAGCCCCTGGGGTTCGTAGGTGGCCAGCATGCGGTGGGTGGCCGGGCCCAGCGGCAGGCTGGTGGCCATGTGGGCCAGCAGGGCCAGGTCCAGCCGGTCGGCACGCAGCTCGCCTTGCGCGGGCAGGCGGGGGGTGGCGTCCTGCAGCCGCAGCGTCAGGTTGCCGCCCGGCCAGGCGCGCCCGTCGTCGGTGGTGAACTGCAGGCCCTCGGTGGTGAGCGCCATGCTGTCCGCGGCCTGCTGCAGGGTGATGCGGCCTTGCAACGACTGCAGCGCCAATGGCTGCAGGTCGGCGGCCAGGGTGGCGCGGGCACCGACCAGGGCCACATCGGCTGTACCGCTGGTCACCCGGCCGTGCCGGATATCGGCCCACAGCCGCAAAGCCCCCACGCCCGCCTCCACATCCACCCCCACATCGGCATAGCGGCGCAGTTGCGACACATCGACCCGGGGCAGGCTGGCGTAGGCCGGGCCGTCCCAGTCCTGCCAGCGGCCCCGGTGGGTGCTGAGCAAGGGCTGGCGAAAGCGGGCGCTGAGGCTGAAACGGTCTCCCCACTCGGCGGGGGGCGAGGCATCCAGGCGCATCTGGTGGCCCAGGCCCTTGTTGCGCATCACCAGATCCACGCCGCTCAGGACCAGCGGGGGGGCGGCGCGCTGCTCGTCGGTCCAGCGCACCGTGCCGCCGCGCACCACCAGCTCGCTCTGGGCAAACAGCCAGTCCAGGGCCCGGCCATCGCCGCTGCCGGTGTGCGACACATCCAGCCCGGCGATGAAGACCGTGCCGTCGGCGCTGCGGCGCACATCCAGCGCGGGCTGCTCGATCCCCAGGGTCTCGAAACCGCGCTTGAGCAGCGACGCGGGCGACACCGTAGCCGTGACCCGCGACAGCGTCAGCGCCTCGCGCCCCTGGGCGTCCAGCAAGGCGACATCGCGCAGCTCGAACGAGGGAAACAGGTGCTCCGACTGGGCCGAGATGGCTCCGATGCGCACCGGTACCCCCAGCGCCTGGCTGGCATAGGTTTCCAGCCACGGGCGAAATTCGCCGATTCGCGGCACAATCCAACCGTGTAAAGCCCCCCAGGCCAAAGCCAGCGCCAGCCAGGCTGCCGCCACCAAGCCCAGACTCCAGGAGGCGGCTGTGGCCGCCCATCGGAGCAGGCGTGTGGGATAGGGCTTGGATTCAGTCATTGGACACATGGATGCAACCAGAATTATCACTCCCATGGCAGCCGCGCCCGCAGCAGGCCCCCCCGTTTACGGTGTTACTTTGTTAAGCACTCCCGCCCCCACCGCGCCCCTGTCCGGCCACTCGCGTTTTGTGCAGCGCCTGCGCCGCCGTTATGCCGACCAGCTCGATCTGCTCCCCCCCGGCCCCCCCATCCGCGCGAACATGGAGGCCACCCTGGCCACCCTGCGCGCCACCGGGCTGGACACCGGGGCCGCCCTGCGCAGCCTGCGCCAACTGGTGATGGAGCGGCTCGTGGTGCTGGACTGCGACCAACAAGCCCCCCTGCAGGTGGTGACCCGGGCGGTGACCGAGCTGGCCGAAATCGCCCTGGATGCCGCCTGCAGCCACGCCTTTGCGCAACTCGACAGCCAGCACGGCGCGCCCCTGGCCCCCGACGGCAGCCGCGCCCAGATGTGGGTGGTGGGCATGGGCAAGCTGGGTGCCCGCGAGCTCAACGTGTCCAGCGACATCGACCTGATCTACGTCTATAACCATGACGGCGACACCGCCGGCCAGCCCGACATGCCCGAGGGCCGGGGCCGCACCAGCAACCACGAGTACTTCTGCAAGGCCGTCAAGACCATCTACGCGCTGGTGGGCGACACCACCGAGCACGGCTTTGTGTTCCGCGTCGATCTGGCGCTGCGCCCGCACGGCAATTCCGGGCCGGTGGCGGTGTCCATGGACGCCTTGGAAAATTATCTGCAAGAGCAGGGCCGCGAATGGGAGCGCTTTGCCTGGCTCAAAAGCCGGGTGGTGGCCCCACGCAGCTGCATCCACGACGCCAGCGCGCTGCGCACCGTGGTGCTGCCGTTTGTGTTCCGCCGCTACCTGGATTACGGCGTGTTCGACGCGCTGCGCAACCTGCACCAGCAGATCCGCGACCATTCGGCCAAGCGCAGTGCGGGCCGCCCCGAGCGGGCCAACGACGTCAAGCTGTCGCGCGGCGGCATCCGCGAGATCGAGTTCACCGTGCAGCTGCTGCAGGTGGTGCGCGGCGGCCAGTTCCCCGAGCTGCGCACCCGCCCCACGCTGGCCGCCCTGCAGCGCCTGGCCCGCGCCGGGCTGATGCCCCAGGTGACCGCCGACGCCCTGGCCCGCGCCTACACCTTTCTGCGCCGGGTCGAGCACCGCATCCAGTACCTGGACGACCAGCAAACCCATGTGCTGCCCACCATCGATGCCGACCTGGCCTGGATCGCCCACAGCATGGGCTACCCCGACTGCTGCGCCTTCCTGACCGAGCTGGACACCCACCGCGAACTGGTGGCGCAAGAGTTCGACACCCTGCTGGGCGGCAAAAAGGAATGCAAGGGCTGCAACGGCAAGGGCGGCAAAGCCAACGCCGGCGGGCCGGGCGACCTGTCGGGTGCGCCGGACCTGGCCACGCTCGCCGAGCGCCTGGACGAGCCGCTCAAAGGCCGCCTGCTGCGCTGGTCCACCCACGCCCGCGTACTGGCCCTGCGCGACATCTCCGGCGCGCGGCTGTCGCGGCTGGTGCAGCGCACCCTGGGCTGGCTGCAAGAGGGCAGCACCAGCCTGGACGGCGTACTGCGCTGGATGGACTGGATCGAGCCCCTGCTGCGCCGCGACCACTACCTGGCCCTGCTGCTGGAGCGCCCCTCGGTGCACCAGCGCCTGCTGCGCCTGCTGGCCGCCGCCAAATGGCCCGCCCGCTACCTGCAGCAACACCCCGGCGTGATCGACGAACTGGCCGCCGAGACCATGCTGGCCGAGCGCTTCGACCCCGCCGCGCTGGAGGCCGAGCTGGAAGCCCGCCGCAACTCGCTGCGCATCACCCAGGAGGACGACGAAGAAACCCTGCTCAACCTGCTGCGCCGCGCCCACCATGCCGAGCTGTTCCGCACCCTGGCGCGCGACGTGGAAGGCCGCATCACCGTCGAGCAGGTGGCCGACGACCTCAGCGCGCTGGCCGACGTGGTGCTGCGCGTCACCGCCCGCTGGTGCTGGCAGCGCCTGCCCAGCCACCACCTGGACGAGCCGCGCTTTGCCGTCATCGGCTACGGCAAGCTGGGCGGCAAGGAGCTGGGCTACGGCAGCGACCTGGACATCGTGTTCGTGTTTGAGGACGAAGACGAACGCGCCCCCGAGGTCTACGCCCAGCTGGTGCGCAAACTCATCAACTGGCTGAGCGTCAAGACCGCCGAGGGCGACCTGTTCGAGATCGACACCGCCCTGCGCCCCAATGGCAACTCCGGCATGCTGGTCACCACCCTGGCCGCCTATGCCAGCTACCAGGAAGGCCGGGGCAGCAACACCGCCTGGACCTGGGAGCACCAGGCCATGACCCGCGCCCGCTACGTGCTGGGCCCAGACGACATGGCCCAGCGCTTCGATACCATCCGCCAAAACGTCATCACCGCCCCGCGCGACCGGCCCGCCCTGCAGGCCGAGATCGTCGCCATGCGCAACAAGGTGCGCGCCGCCCACCCGGTGCGCGGTGACAACTTTGACGTGAAACACAGCACCGGCGCCATGGTGGACGCCGAATTTGCCGTGCAGTACCTGGTGCTGGCGCACGCCGCCCAGCACCCTACGCTGCAAGACAACGTGGGCAACATCGCCCTGCTGCGCCGCGCCGAGGCCTGCGGCCTGCTGCCCCCCGGCGTGGGCGAAGCGGCGGCCAACGCCTACCGCGAACTGCGCAAGGCCCAGCACCAGGCCCGCCTGAACGAAGCCCCCACCCAGGTCGCCCCGCCCCTGCTGCA
This sequence is a window from Rhodoferax sp. WC2427. Protein-coding genes within it:
- the glnE gene encoding bifunctional [glutamate--ammonia ligase]-adenylyl-L-tyrosine phosphorylase/[glutamate--ammonia-ligase] adenylyltransferase, with the protein product MAAAPAAGPPVYGVTLLSTPAPTAPLSGHSRFVQRLRRRYADQLDLLPPGPPIRANMEATLATLRATGLDTGAALRSLRQLVMERLVVLDCDQQAPLQVVTRAVTELAEIALDAACSHAFAQLDSQHGAPLAPDGSRAQMWVVGMGKLGARELNVSSDIDLIYVYNHDGDTAGQPDMPEGRGRTSNHEYFCKAVKTIYALVGDTTEHGFVFRVDLALRPHGNSGPVAVSMDALENYLQEQGREWERFAWLKSRVVAPRSCIHDASALRTVVLPFVFRRYLDYGVFDALRNLHQQIRDHSAKRSAGRPERANDVKLSRGGIREIEFTVQLLQVVRGGQFPELRTRPTLAALQRLARAGLMPQVTADALARAYTFLRRVEHRIQYLDDQQTHVLPTIDADLAWIAHSMGYPDCCAFLTELDTHRELVAQEFDTLLGGKKECKGCNGKGGKANAGGPGDLSGAPDLATLAERLDEPLKGRLLRWSTHARVLALRDISGARLSRLVQRTLGWLQEGSTSLDGVLRWMDWIEPLLRRDHYLALLLERPSVHQRLLRLLAAAKWPARYLQQHPGVIDELAAETMLAERFDPAALEAELEARRNSLRITQEDDEETLLNLLRRAHHAELFRTLARDVEGRITVEQVADDLSALADVVLRVTARWCWQRLPSHHLDEPRFAVIGYGKLGGKELGYGSDLDIVFVFEDEDERAPEVYAQLVRKLINWLSVKTAEGDLFEIDTALRPNGNSGMLVTTLAAYASYQEGRGSNTAWTWEHQAMTRARYVLGPDDMAQRFDTIRQNVITAPRDRPALQAEIVAMRNKVRAAHPVRGDNFDVKHSTGAMVDAEFAVQYLVLAHAAQHPTLQDNVGNIALLRRAEACGLLPPGVGEAAANAYRELRKAQHQARLNEAPTQVAPPLLQKERAAVLALWHVVFG
- a CDS encoding carbon-nitrogen hydrolase family protein, which gives rise to MNVAAIQMVSGTDVQANLARAAALLADAAARGAELAVLPEYFCLLGQRDTDKLQIQEALGHGPIQDFLATTARQLGLWLVGGTLPITVGDGSRVRNSTLVFDPSGACVARYDKIHLFRFDNGHERFDESRVLEPGTEPVLFELPARDGRRWRIGLSICYDLRFPELYRRYAALGADLLLVPSAFTHTTGQAHWELLLRARAVENLAYVLAPAQGGLHANGRRTWGHSLLADPWGTVLAEHAEGEAVVAGTLDAARLAQCRAQLPALEHRVL
- a CDS encoding sensor histidine kinase, with the protein product MLLLLALVLTTLVWLAGRFEASQVQDTLERDTAAAADDVRLGLGRNVLSLQALQFNDPSPGSWRVDAAEFVRLHRELLRVEWRRPDLTVLALAESPFRPQAFEWLGSRNAEPDVTLACTLAKRANGPSYSSSYFLPQLDGLGLEVMEMCMPLISHGQLTGYLVATYALGDVLADMVGRQLSRSQEVSFIEPDGTRLVLHGSARRGTRVFSARQLVNLPGNTMVLRMDSWHGDPEVYPNLMTALVTLMSIALVSVTALLVKDTRRRLSAERNLAEALAFRKAMEDSLLTGLRARDLQGRITYVNPAFCQMVGFSADELWGRGMPAPFWPPDLASEYQQRQEIRMAGSAPPREGFSSVFMRKDGSVFPVLVMEAPLINAQGAHTGWMSAVVDVTEQRRAEELSRTSQDRLQATARLATVGEMASLLSHELNQPLAAISSYATGSLNRLQAGGTLVDTADLATAMRRIAEQVERAGKLIRSVHDFVRRRAKVREPVAPQVLLDAILPLVQLQARKLGVQVQLAVDDVLPNVLCDRSMVEQVLLNLTRNAMQAMEHPAVAKRVLVLGVAQLPPPLAGWVEFAVSDRGPGIPPEVAERLFTPFFTTKDEGMGLGLSLCRTVVEQHGGSLGFAANWPQGTVFRFTLPISE
- a CDS encoding YhdP family protein translates to MCPMTESKPYPTRLLRWAATAASWSLGLVAAAWLALALAWGALHGWIVPRIGEFRPWLETYASQALGVPVRIGAISAQSEHLFPSFELRDVALLDAQGREALTLSRVTATVSPASLLKRGFETLGIEQPALDVRRSADGTVFIAGLDVSHTGSGDGRALDWLFAQSELVVRGGTVRWTDEQRAAPPLVLSGVDLVMRNKGLGHQMRLDASPPAEWGDRFSLSARFRQPLLSTHRGRWQDWDGPAYASLPRVDVSQLRRYADVGVDVEAGVGALRLWADIRHGRVTSGTADVALVGARATLAADLQPLALQSLQGRITLQQAADSMALTTEGLQFTTDDGRAWPGGNLTLRLQDATPRLPAQGELRADRLDLALLAHMATSLPLGPATHRMLATYEPQGLVEQIAARWNGPLANPASYSAQGRITGLEVAAGVPAAPSPKDRAPLGRPGVRGAALDFDVSQAGGKATVRIAQGALDLPGLFEEPVVPMEQLSATVAWQQQGEALAVQASDVRFANADAEGLLQVKWRSSDPAKSGSRARIPGVLDLQGQLSRGDAARVHRYLPLELDAEVRHYVRDAVLAGRTNQVKFRVKGDLFDFPFSQPGQGEFRIAAEVRDATYAYVPPSLQPAKALPWPALERLSGELVFDGNTLQIHRATATLAGTTGFQMAQAEARIADLGHSVVVFKAQGRGPLADMLGVVNRSPLAEITGQALAQATASGLADLQLRLQLPIASLDKSKVQGSITLGGNDVQITPGSPALARARGVVNFSDTGFMVVGGQARMLGGDAKIEGGMADAAKGAVQMRVQGVATAEGLRQATGLGTVAQIARHATGSAAYTAVVGARQGVPEINVVSNLQGVALNLPAPLAKAADTALPLRFDNALLPGTGGPLRDSLALELGAGGSVASVAYVRDISGPAPRVLRGTVSVGLPPGEAVLMPAEGVSANIRVDTVNADAWQALAATLDAAPAAASAPAATGGYLPTTLAVQAKVLTLGGRTLHQLVLSGSHFATTWRANVDAQELNGYMEYRQSIDSSPGRVYARLTRLTLAPSTATEVETLLDEPSETVPALDIVVDALELKGKKLGRVEVEAVNRGGRVGGVGLVDAGVREWRLNKLSISNPDAQLSATGNWVALGGRAGPTTPRRTTLNFQLDIADAGQLLARFGMPGVVRRGKGQMAGQVGWVGSPLALDTATLGGQFNLAVESGQFLKADPGLAKLLGVLNLQALPRRLALDFRDVFSEGFAFDSVRGDVQVELGRATTNNLQMKGVNAAVMMEGSADIARETQDLKVLVVPEINAGTASLVAAVINPAIGLGTFLAQWFLSRPLAEAATQQFHIDGTWADPRITKVPHKMFGAKVEAQAPTKPEPTP